A region of Longimicrobium sp. DNA encodes the following proteins:
- the recO gene encoding DNA repair protein RecO encodes MALANTRALVLQSFPYSESSKVLRLFTLEHGLRSVMAKGALRPKSRYGGVLEPFTEGVATFYLKEGRDLHTLSGFDLLRSRQALGRSLAAFAGASLVAELVLHADTEEANPEIYESLAAAFDAMAAAGDADEALRAALTGAWTLISLLGFEPGTDHCVVCERPLVPAEPVRFDTSAGGVACVRCRPAGRIIPAASRAELHAMVRGRTPEEPLASPGLHRALLRVFLETHVQQDRPFRALPLFLDQMGATVPSESEAEGDGDGEAMDGAR; translated from the coding sequence ATGGCGCTGGCCAACACGCGGGCGCTGGTGCTGCAGTCGTTTCCGTACAGCGAAAGCAGCAAGGTGCTCCGGCTCTTTACCCTGGAGCACGGGCTGCGCTCGGTGATGGCCAAGGGCGCGCTGCGCCCCAAGAGCCGCTACGGCGGGGTGCTGGAGCCGTTCACGGAGGGAGTGGCCACCTTCTACCTCAAGGAGGGGCGCGACCTGCACACTCTCTCCGGCTTCGACCTGCTGCGCAGCCGGCAGGCGCTGGGGCGCTCGCTGGCCGCCTTCGCGGGCGCCTCGCTGGTGGCCGAGCTGGTGCTGCACGCCGACACGGAAGAAGCCAACCCCGAGATCTACGAGTCGCTCGCCGCCGCCTTCGACGCGATGGCGGCCGCGGGCGACGCGGACGAGGCGCTCCGGGCCGCGCTCACCGGCGCGTGGACGCTCATCTCCCTCCTCGGCTTCGAGCCGGGGACGGACCACTGCGTGGTCTGCGAGCGCCCGCTGGTTCCCGCCGAGCCGGTGCGCTTCGACACGTCGGCCGGGGGCGTGGCCTGCGTCCGCTGCCGCCCGGCGGGGCGCATCATCCCCGCCGCCTCGCGCGCGGAGCTGCACGCCATGGTGCGCGGCCGCACCCCCGAAGAGCCGCTGGCCAGCCCGGGGCTGCACCGCGCCCTCCTGCGCGTGTTCCTGGAGACGCACGTGCAGCAGGACCGCCCCTTCCGCGCGCTCCCCCTCTTCCTGGACCAGATGGGCGCCACCGTCCCATCGGAGAGCGAGGCGGAGGGGGATGGGGATGGAGAGGCGATGGACGGCGCGCGGTAG
- a CDS encoding PTS sugar transporter subunit IIA — translation MELREFLGEDAIQLDLKGESKDEILKELIGLLGVDDKSQGILFKMLKRRENLGSTGIGKGIAIPHCRSLVVNRLRLAFGRKKGGVDYKAIDDQPVSYFFLIVAPPLEVSNQYLPVLGRIAQFAKEADVTERLGGLDGPKDFLALLEEKGV, via the coding sequence ATGGAACTTCGTGAGTTTCTGGGCGAGGACGCGATCCAGCTCGACCTGAAGGGCGAGAGCAAGGACGAGATCCTGAAGGAGCTCATCGGGCTGCTCGGGGTGGACGACAAGTCCCAGGGCATCCTGTTCAAGATGCTGAAGCGCCGCGAGAACCTGGGCTCCACCGGCATCGGCAAGGGAATCGCCATCCCGCACTGCCGCTCGCTGGTGGTGAACCGCCTGCGCCTGGCCTTCGGGCGCAAGAAGGGCGGCGTGGACTACAAGGCCATCGACGACCAGCCGGTGAGCTACTTCTTCCTGATCGTGGCCCCGCCGCTGGAGGTGAGCAACCAGTACCTGCCGGTGCTGGGGCGCATCGCCCAGTTCGCCAAGGAGGCCGACGTGACCGAACGGCTGGGGGGGTTGGACGGGCCGAAGGACTTCCTGGCCCTGCTGGAGGAAAAGGGCGTCTGA
- the dusB gene encoding tRNA dihydrouridine synthase DusB, whose amino-acid sequence MQQNAFDMLRSGRVPLYLAPQAGVSESPFRRLCRSFGADVVVSEFVSAEGIRRHDRRTHSYLRFHDDERPIGIQIFGADAQAMAEAAALVEEVYAPDYLDINFGCPVKKVALRNGGSGCLRDLDMVERIIRAVKGAIAIPTTVKIRSGWSEEMRDPVSIALRCQDAGAEVLTLHARTRTQMYSGHANWDEIAAVVEALDIPVIGNGDVWTGVDAKRMHDHTGCAGIMIARGSHGQPWIFGQARAALDGTPIPDDPDVTERFRIIIHHARLAIAWEKDEEKAMIEFRKHLGWYTKGLPNGRILRQELFEVTSLQEAEEKLERYLEEYEGAAV is encoded by the coding sequence ATGCAACAGAACGCATTCGACATGCTCCGGAGCGGCCGCGTGCCGCTGTACCTGGCGCCGCAGGCCGGCGTCAGCGAGAGTCCCTTCCGCCGCCTCTGCCGCTCGTTCGGCGCGGACGTGGTGGTCAGCGAGTTCGTGAGCGCCGAGGGGATCCGCCGCCACGACCGCCGCACGCACTCGTACCTGCGCTTCCACGACGACGAGCGCCCCATCGGCATCCAGATCTTCGGCGCCGACGCGCAGGCGATGGCCGAGGCCGCCGCGCTGGTGGAGGAGGTGTACGCGCCCGACTACCTGGACATCAACTTCGGCTGCCCGGTGAAGAAGGTGGCGCTGCGCAACGGCGGCAGCGGGTGCCTGAGGGACCTGGACATGGTGGAGCGCATCATTCGCGCGGTGAAGGGCGCCATCGCCATCCCCACCACGGTGAAGATCAGGAGCGGCTGGAGCGAGGAGATGCGCGACCCCGTGTCCATCGCGCTCCGCTGCCAGGACGCGGGGGCCGAGGTGCTGACGCTGCACGCCCGCACCCGCACGCAGATGTACAGCGGCCACGCCAACTGGGACGAGATCGCCGCCGTGGTCGAGGCGCTCGACATCCCCGTCATCGGCAACGGCGACGTGTGGACCGGCGTGGACGCCAAGCGGATGCACGACCACACCGGGTGCGCGGGGATCATGATCGCCCGCGGCAGCCACGGGCAGCCGTGGATCTTCGGGCAGGCGCGCGCGGCGCTCGACGGCACCCCCATCCCCGACGACCCGGACGTGACGGAGCGCTTCCGCATCATCATCCACCACGCCCGCCTGGCCATCGCCTGGGAAAAGGATGAGGAGAAGGCGATGATCGAGTTCCGCAAGCACCTGGGGTGGTATACCAAGGGGCTCCCGAACGGGCGCATCCTCCGCCAGGAGCTGTTCGAGGTGACGTCGCTGCAGGAGGCGGAGGAGAAGCTGGAGCGGTATCTCGAAGAGTACGAAGGGGCGGCGGTTTGA
- a CDS encoding zinc ribbon domain-containing protein, protein MMNQNLEILLEIQDLKTQRRDIAGAGEREVQEQVFGLSVDDAVQKLDAKIAEMEETLPPQILARYRRVSARLPRVMVPVINGTCYGCFVAVPTAQASDAERNAEIRTCENCGRFLYHVD, encoded by the coding sequence ATGATGAACCAGAACCTCGAGATTCTGCTGGAGATCCAGGACCTGAAGACCCAGCGCCGCGACATCGCCGGAGCCGGCGAGCGCGAGGTCCAGGAGCAGGTGTTCGGGCTGAGCGTGGACGACGCCGTCCAGAAGCTCGACGCCAAGATCGCCGAGATGGAGGAGACGCTGCCTCCGCAGATCCTCGCCCGCTACCGGCGCGTGTCGGCGCGGCTGCCGCGGGTGATGGTGCCGGTGATCAACGGCACCTGCTACGGGTGCTTCGTGGCCGTGCCCACCGCGCAGGCCAGCGACGCCGAGCGCAACGCCGAGATCCGCACCTGCGAGAACTGCGGCCGCTTCCTTTACCACGTGGACTGA
- a CDS encoding bifunctional nuclease family protein, with protein sequence MIKVRVQSLGLDQNTKSPVVILQEDGGERVLPIWIGPAEASAIAMELAGMKFPRPLTHDLFPLLIRGLGGTLTRVLITRVHDNTYFAELVITRGDEVFTVDARPSDSIAIALRTRADLFTTDDLLTNAAIEVPPPGETTFPGEGGDAETSGPQPGLSPEQLKEYLRKLDPEDLGRFNP encoded by the coding sequence ATGATCAAAGTACGCGTGCAGAGCCTGGGGCTCGACCAGAACACCAAGTCGCCCGTCGTCATCCTGCAGGAGGACGGCGGCGAGCGGGTGCTGCCCATCTGGATCGGGCCGGCGGAGGCCAGCGCCATCGCCATGGAGCTGGCCGGGATGAAGTTTCCCCGCCCACTCACCCACGACCTGTTCCCCCTGCTCATCCGCGGGCTGGGGGGCACGCTCACCCGCGTGCTCATCACCAGGGTGCACGACAACACCTACTTCGCCGAGCTCGTGATCACGCGCGGCGACGAGGTGTTCACGGTGGATGCACGGCCGTCGGACAGCATTGCCATCGCGCTGCGCACCCGCGCGGACCTGTTCACCACCGACGACCTGCTCACCAACGCCGCCATCGAGGTGCCGCCCCCCGGCGAGACGACCTTTCCGGGAGAAGGCGGCGATGCGGAGACGTCCGGCCCGCAGCCGGGGCTGAGCCCCGAGCAGCTCAAGGAATACCTCCGCAAGCTCGACCCCGAAGACCTGGGACGCTTCAACCCGTGA
- a CDS encoding tail fiber domain-containing protein, translating into MRTPIFAAATLAAALCAAGAPAPAHGQAAVLLRLRAGSPLSDRFRVDSSGAFVAYGFVRDVGNTTGCAAQLPATGAGTRFMWDPCRGSVRWGRVPTAQTNWDDANMDDFTFAGGNQVTASGYGAFAYGDQVTVSSTVGVGFGSGVTVSGTAGFSSGASNVCSGFACTAIGYTVRAGGQGSVALGYRTTANNDYSVAIGYRASNNTHTGTMAMGDESTTDSVRNQADNEFRIRYNGGIRLRVSTAANGNTPGAGGNVGCDLTVAVPSWTCASSRTLKENFVAVNGEDVLARIRGIPITTWNMIGGPDAARVRHLGPVAEDFYHAFALGLGETTIGLGDIDGVNLAGVKALEARTTDLQRQLNHRTNEVTQLRGEVEGLRADVAGLQAQVQALLAREAAAQKP; encoded by the coding sequence ATGAGGACCCCGATCTTCGCCGCCGCGACGCTCGCCGCGGCCCTGTGCGCCGCCGGCGCTCCCGCGCCCGCCCACGGGCAGGCCGCCGTGCTGCTCAGGCTCCGCGCCGGCTCGCCGCTCAGCGACCGCTTCCGCGTGGACAGCTCCGGCGCCTTCGTGGCCTACGGCTTCGTGCGTGACGTGGGCAACACCACCGGCTGCGCGGCGCAGCTCCCCGCCACCGGCGCCGGCACACGCTTCATGTGGGATCCCTGCCGCGGCTCGGTGCGCTGGGGGCGCGTTCCCACGGCCCAGACCAACTGGGACGACGCCAACATGGACGACTTCACCTTCGCCGGCGGCAATCAGGTCACCGCCAGCGGCTACGGCGCCTTCGCCTACGGCGACCAGGTGACGGTCAGCTCCACCGTGGGCGTAGGCTTCGGCTCGGGGGTGACCGTAAGCGGCACCGCCGGCTTCAGCTCGGGCGCCAGCAACGTCTGCTCCGGCTTCGCCTGCACGGCCATCGGCTACACGGTGCGCGCGGGCGGGCAGGGCTCGGTGGCGCTGGGCTACCGCACCACGGCCAACAACGACTACTCGGTGGCCATCGGGTACCGCGCCTCGAACAACACGCACACCGGCACCATGGCCATGGGCGACGAGTCCACCACCGACTCGGTGCGCAACCAGGCCGACAACGAGTTCCGCATCCGCTACAACGGTGGCATCCGCCTGCGCGTGAGCACCGCGGCCAACGGCAACACCCCGGGCGCCGGCGGCAACGTGGGATGCGACCTGACCGTGGCGGTCCCCAGCTGGACCTGCGCGTCCAGCCGCACGCTCAAGGAGAACTTCGTGGCGGTGAACGGCGAGGACGTGCTCGCCCGGATCCGGGGGATCCCCATCACCACCTGGAACATGATCGGTGGCCCCGATGCCGCCCGCGTACGGCACCTGGGCCCGGTGGCCGAAGACTTCTACCACGCCTTCGCTCTGGGCCTGGGCGAAACCACCATCGGGCTGGGCGACATCGACGGGGTGAACCTGGCCGGCGTGAAGGCGCTGGAGGCGCGCACCACCGACCTGCAGCGGCAGCTGAACCACCGCACCAACGAGGTCACGCAGCTGCGCGGCGAGGTCGAGGGGCTGCGCGCCGACGTGGCCGGGCTGCAGGCCCAGGTGCAGGCGCTCCTCGCGCGCGAAGCGGCGGCGCAGAAGCCGTGA
- a CDS encoding sensor domain-containing diguanylate cyclase, with translation MLAALGRLPVWALLAAGALLVLLAAWVQRAGAGRTQLALAAWPPLHVLLFATGSADSPLIALAAAWLVALGRSSTRALAGGWIAAALLVPAAQWLHRAPPSVISITRYELLLAVAAGLSMLRRARPSASASPSTDEPREGGKKEETGDADADLRAALEIVRRATDAHEATLWRADGEWRSASLVARAAAPGVPLPDAVVGLEGSPYKWAVEEQLPQHVRRGKRDLPAPWAEEMLVVPVDLPEGVLALAYPGLVPPGADAAALDAARHLTTVHALLKSRGEHARDDARVQAIAEAARALPGEIEVDAFARRLAAIVRQGTGAAGVAVAVAGDEAGRGRVLVVDDTGPAPQISDGFAEGDSRLAMAMKHAVDLRYDDLRREREKLPLLTAGEQWRMAPRSAAVFPLVADGRALGAVAAWHPEPGKFGEKETELLRLLCSIAPMPLRSARQYEALDLRAHTDALTALPNRAAFEERLATLTHVFDRYARPFAVLVLDVDFFKKFNDTHGHEAGDRVLQHVAAVVRQTVRDVDTPARLGGEEFVVLMPETGLRASQEAGERLRRSIEARTVSWNGRPLSVTVSIGAASCPDCTTTASEVLKLADEALYRAKAAGRNRVASAPRAAKV, from the coding sequence GTGCTGGCGGCGCTCGGCCGTCTCCCCGTCTGGGCGCTGCTGGCCGCGGGCGCGCTCCTGGTCCTCCTCGCCGCCTGGGTGCAGCGCGCGGGCGCGGGGCGGACGCAGCTGGCGCTGGCCGCATGGCCGCCGCTGCACGTCCTCCTCTTCGCGACCGGATCGGCGGATTCGCCGCTGATCGCGCTGGCCGCGGCGTGGCTGGTCGCCCTGGGCCGCTCGTCCACCCGCGCGCTGGCGGGGGGATGGATCGCCGCGGCGCTCCTCGTCCCCGCGGCGCAGTGGCTGCACCGCGCGCCGCCGTCCGTCATCTCCATCACCCGATACGAATTGCTCCTTGCCGTCGCCGCGGGGCTGTCGATGCTGCGCCGCGCCCGTCCCTCCGCATCCGCGTCGCCATCGACCGACGAGCCGCGGGAGGGGGGGAAGAAGGAGGAGACGGGGGATGCGGACGCGGACCTGAGGGCGGCGCTGGAGATCGTCCGCCGCGCGACGGACGCGCACGAGGCCACGCTCTGGCGCGCGGACGGCGAGTGGCGCTCGGCGTCGCTGGTGGCGCGCGCGGCCGCGCCGGGGGTGCCGCTGCCGGACGCCGTCGTCGGGCTGGAGGGCTCGCCGTACAAGTGGGCGGTGGAGGAGCAGCTTCCGCAGCACGTGCGCCGCGGCAAGCGCGACCTTCCCGCGCCGTGGGCGGAGGAGATGCTGGTCGTTCCCGTCGACCTTCCCGAGGGGGTGCTGGCGCTGGCGTATCCCGGGCTCGTTCCCCCCGGCGCGGACGCGGCGGCGCTGGACGCGGCCCGGCACCTGACCACCGTGCACGCGCTGCTGAAGTCGCGCGGCGAGCACGCCCGCGACGACGCCCGCGTGCAGGCGATCGCCGAGGCCGCTCGCGCGCTCCCGGGCGAGATCGAGGTGGACGCCTTCGCGCGCCGCCTGGCCGCCATCGTCCGCCAGGGAACGGGCGCCGCGGGCGTCGCGGTCGCCGTCGCGGGCGACGAGGCGGGGCGGGGAAGGGTGCTGGTGGTGGACGACACCGGCCCCGCGCCGCAGATCTCCGACGGCTTCGCGGAGGGCGATTCGCGGCTGGCGATGGCGATGAAGCACGCGGTGGACCTGCGCTACGACGATCTGCGCCGCGAGCGCGAGAAGCTGCCGCTGCTGACCGCGGGCGAGCAGTGGCGGATGGCGCCGCGCTCCGCCGCCGTGTTCCCGCTCGTCGCCGACGGGCGCGCGCTGGGCGCCGTGGCGGCGTGGCACCCGGAGCCGGGGAAGTTCGGGGAGAAGGAGACGGAGCTGCTACGCCTGCTCTGCTCCATCGCGCCGATGCCGCTGCGCAGCGCGCGCCAGTACGAGGCGCTGGACCTGCGCGCGCACACCGACGCGCTGACCGCGCTCCCCAACCGCGCCGCGTTCGAGGAGCGGCTGGCCACGCTCACGCACGTGTTCGACCGCTACGCGCGCCCGTTCGCGGTGCTGGTGCTGGACGTGGACTTCTTCAAGAAGTTCAACGACACGCACGGCCACGAGGCGGGCGACCGCGTGCTGCAGCACGTGGCCGCCGTCGTCCGCCAGACCGTGCGCGACGTGGACACCCCCGCGCGCCTGGGCGGCGAGGAGTTCGTGGTGTTGATGCCGGAGACGGGCCTCCGCGCCAGCCAGGAGGCGGGCGAGCGCCTGCGCCGCAGCATCGAGGCGCGCACGGTGAGCTGGAACGGGCGCCCGCTCTCCGTCACCGTTTCCATCGGCGCCGCGTCATGCCCCGACTGCACCACCACCGCCAGCGAGGTGCTGAAGCTGGCCGACGAGGCGCTCTACCGCGCCAAGGCCGCCGGCCGGAACCGCGTCGCCAGCGCGCCCAGGGCGGCGAAGGTGTAG
- a CDS encoding Ig-like domain-containing protein, producing the protein MPMTNERRRSLRLIPVAIVALLGAACTDGANPLAKAPAPASPGGAVPLQLLECTATRTAVTCAPARPGSSGSLSDIILGGGAVKLTSSNVHYDGVEKFTFDVTVQNLIQQPIGTTDGITPDPNGIDVFFNVQPFVTSGSGSITVEADGIGTFTASNQPYYQYSTILAQSAVSSPRTWTFDMPPTVGSFSFSVYVYAAVQYPSGYVQLDGYLPGAGTDSLQVGTTRALATVVKTASGATVPGATVTYATSDSGCATVDGAGTVTGVAPGTCTITATSGARSGSIGFTITP; encoded by the coding sequence ATGCCGATGACGAACGAACGCCGCCGCTCGCTGAGGCTGATCCCCGTCGCGATCGTGGCTCTCTTGGGCGCCGCGTGCACCGACGGCGCCAATCCGCTCGCGAAAGCGCCGGCACCGGCCTCGCCCGGCGGCGCCGTCCCCCTCCAGCTGCTCGAGTGCACCGCCACCCGGACCGCCGTCACTTGCGCCCCGGCCCGCCCGGGCAGCAGCGGTTCCCTGAGCGACATCATCCTGGGAGGCGGTGCCGTGAAGCTGACGTCCAGCAACGTTCATTACGATGGAGTGGAGAAGTTCACCTTCGACGTGACCGTTCAGAACCTGATCCAGCAGCCGATCGGCACCACCGACGGCATCACGCCGGACCCGAACGGGATCGACGTATTCTTCAACGTGCAACCGTTCGTGACGTCCGGTTCGGGATCCATCACCGTCGAGGCGGATGGCATCGGAACCTTCACCGCGTCCAACCAGCCGTACTACCAGTACAGCACGATCCTGGCGCAGAGCGCAGTTTCCTCCCCACGTACGTGGACGTTCGACATGCCGCCGACGGTGGGATCGTTCAGCTTTTCCGTCTACGTCTACGCAGCGGTTCAGTACCCCAGCGGATACGTGCAGCTGGACGGCTACCTTCCCGGGGCGGGCACCGACTCGCTTCAGGTGGGAACGACGCGCGCGCTCGCCACGGTCGTGAAGACCGCCTCGGGTGCCACGGTGCCCGGCGCCACGGTGACCTATGCGACGAGCGATTCCGGCTGCGCCACCGTCGACGGCGCGGGAACCGTCACCGGCGTCGCTCCCGGCACCTGCACGATCACGGCGACGAGCGGCGCGCGCTCCGGGAGCATCGGCTTCACCATCACGCCGTAG
- the larB gene encoding nickel pincer cofactor biosynthesis protein LarB — translation MTPERLRALLAEVAAGALTVDDAERRLAWEPFEDLDFASVDHHRALRQGFPEVVFGQGKTPEQIAGIAARIAPRGDGFLATRLADDAAEMLAAKIPAIELNPLGRTAYLPPAEPVARKTRGSVLIVTAGTSDLPVAEEAAVTAAAFGNPVERLTDVGVAGIHRLLARTDRLRSASVVIVVAGMEGALPSVVGGLVAVPVIAVPTSVGYGASFGGIAALLGMLNSCASGVTVVNIDNGFGAAAAASRINLLPAS, via the coding sequence TTGACCCCCGAGCGGCTGCGGGCGCTGCTGGCCGAGGTGGCCGCCGGCGCGCTGACGGTGGACGACGCGGAGCGGCGCCTGGCCTGGGAGCCGTTCGAGGACCTGGATTTCGCCTCGGTGGACCACCACCGGGCGCTGCGGCAGGGCTTTCCCGAGGTCGTGTTCGGGCAGGGGAAGACCCCCGAGCAGATCGCCGGCATCGCCGCGCGCATCGCCCCGCGCGGGGACGGGTTCCTGGCCACGCGGCTGGCCGACGATGCGGCGGAGATGCTGGCCGCGAAGATCCCCGCCATCGAGCTGAATCCCCTCGGCCGGACGGCGTATCTCCCCCCCGCCGAGCCGGTCGCCCGGAAGACGCGCGGCAGCGTGCTCATCGTCACGGCGGGGACGAGCGACCTTCCCGTGGCCGAGGAGGCGGCGGTGACGGCGGCGGCGTTCGGCAACCCGGTGGAGCGGCTGACCGACGTGGGCGTGGCGGGGATCCACCGCCTCCTCGCCCGCACCGACCGGCTGCGCTCCGCCTCGGTGGTCATCGTGGTCGCGGGGATGGAGGGGGCGCTCCCGTCCGTCGTCGGCGGGCTCGTCGCCGTCCCGGTGATCGCCGTGCCGACCAGCGTGGGGTACGGCGCGTCGTTCGGGGGGATCGCGGCGCTGCTGGGGATGCTGAACTCCTGCGCGTCCGGCGTCACCGTGGTCAACATCGACAACGGCTTCGGCGCGGCGGCCGCCGCCTCGCGCATCAACCTTCTGCCCGCTTCCTGA